In Streptococcus sp. SN-1, a single genomic region encodes these proteins:
- the nox gene encoding H2O-forming NADH oxidase, with amino-acid sequence MSKIVVVGANHAGTACINTMLDNFGNENEIVVFDQNSNISFLGCGMALWIGEQIDGAEGLFYSDKEKLEAKGAKVYMNSPVLSIDYDNKVVTAEVEGKEHKESYEKLIFATGSTPILPPIEGVEIVKGNREFKATLENVQFVKLYQNAEEVIHKLADKSQHLDRIAVVGGGYIGVELAEAFERLGKEVVLVDIVDTVLNGYYDKDFTQMMAKNLEDHNIRLALGQTVKAIEGDGKVERLITDKETFDVDMVILAVGFRPNTALADGKIELFRNGAFLVDKKQETSIPGVFAVGDCATVYDNARKDTSYIALASNAVRTGIVGAYNACGHELEGIGVQGSNGISIYGLHMVSTGLTLEKAKAAGYNATETGFNDLQKPEFMKHDNHEVAIKIVFDKDSREILGAQMVSHDISISMGIHMFSLAIQEHVTIDKLALTDLFFLPHFNKPYNYITMAALTAEK; translated from the coding sequence ATGAGTAAGATCGTTGTAGTCGGTGCTAACCACGCTGGTACAGCATGTATTAATACTATGTTGGATAATTTTGGAAATGAGAACGAAATCGTTGTATTTGACCAAAACTCTAACATCTCTTTCCTAGGATGTGGAATGGCCCTCTGGATTGGTGAACAAATTGACGGTGCTGAAGGCTTGTTCTATTCTGATAAAGAAAAATTGGAAGCTAAAGGTGCTAAAGTCTACATGAACTCACCAGTTCTTTCAATCGACTATGATAACAAAGTAGTTACAGCGGAAGTTGAAGGAAAAGAGCACAAAGAATCATATGAAAAATTGATTTTCGCTACAGGTTCTACACCAATCTTGCCACCAATCGAAGGTGTTGAAATTGTTAAAGGAAACCGCGAATTTAAAGCAACTCTTGAAAATGTACAATTCGTGAAATTGTACCAAAACGCTGAAGAAGTGATTCACAAATTGGCTGACAAGAGCCAACACCTTGACCGTATCGCCGTTGTTGGTGGTGGTTACATCGGTGTTGAACTTGCTGAAGCCTTTGAACGTCTTGGAAAAGAAGTTGTCCTTGTTGATATTGTTGATACTGTCTTGAACGGTTACTATGACAAAGACTTCACACAAATGATGGCGAAGAACCTGGAAGACCACAATATCCGCTTGGCTCTTGGTCAAACTGTTAAAGCAATCGAAGGTGACGGTAAAGTTGAACGCTTGATTACTGACAAAGAAACTTTTGATGTGGATATGGTTATCCTTGCAGTTGGTTTCCGTCCAAACACAGCTCTTGCTGATGGTAAGATTGAACTCTTCCGCAACGGTGCCTTCCTTGTAGATAAGAAACAAGAAACTTCAATTCCAGGTGTATTTGCAGTTGGTGACTGTGCGACTGTCTATGATAATGCTCGTAAAGACACTAGCTACATTGCCCTTGCTTCAAATGCTGTTCGTACTGGTATTGTTGGTGCCTACAATGCTTGTGGACATGAATTGGAAGGAATCGGTGTGCAAGGTTCAAACGGTATTTCAATCTACGGTCTTCACATGGTTTCAACTGGTTTGACTCTTGAAAAAGCTAAAGCTGCTGGTTATAATGCAACTGAAACAGGCTTTAACGATCTTCAAAAACCAGAATTCATGAAACATGACAACCATGAAGTAGCAATTAAGATTGTCTTTGACAAAGATAGCCGTGAAATTCTTGGTGCCCAAATGGTTTCACATGACATTTCAATCAGCATGGGGATTCACATGTTCTCACTTGCTATCCAAGAGCATGTAACAATTGATAAATTGGCCTTGACAGATCTCTTCTTCTTGCCACACTTCAACAAACCATACAACTACATTACAATGGCTGCCCTTACAGCTGAAAAATAA